The following coding sequences are from one Patescibacteria group bacterium window:
- a CDS encoding divergent PAP2 family protein: MLITGKSSAITRTVSIKKLMKFILIPLIVLFLSSSAKLVVRVLKGKRVTWQLVGWVFSWAGGIPSTHSACITSSVYLIGRYEGFGPLFGFSVVVALIVMYNLIEAKEQYELTQKHWQEVLSKVIAKITHNEELWDIYGHTFSEVVAGVAFGVAATYVLDTVFKGYL, from the coding sequence ATGCTTATTACGGGAAAAAGCTCGGCGATTACGCGCACGGTTTCCATTAAAAAGCTTATGAAATTCATTCTCATCCCTCTCATTGTCTTGTTTTTAAGCTCTTCTGCGAAGCTTGTCGTGAGAGTGTTAAAAGGCAAGCGTGTTACCTGGCAGCTGGTGGGGTGGGTATTCAGCTGGGCAGGCGGCATCCCGAGCACCCATTCCGCTTGTATTACCTCTTCCGTGTATCTTATTGGCAGATATGAGGGGTTCGGGCCTTTGTTTGGCTTTTCCGTCGTGGTGGCGCTCATCGTGATGTACAACCTGATCGAAGCGAAGGAGCAATATGAATTAACCCAGAAACATTGGCAAGAAGTGTTAAGCAAGGTAATCGCAAAAATAACCCACAATGAGGAATTGTGGGATATCTACGGCCATACGTTTTCCGAAGTCGTGGCAGGCGTAGCCTTTGGCGTTGCGGCAACGTATGTATTGGATACCGTGTTTAAAGGATATCTTTAG
- a CDS encoding PsbP-related protein, whose protein sequence is MDRTPPKEIFNKVNINPPVIEPRQQLKKILWAVLSVLAVIVLIGWVVWTYQKTINETDKMAQAPAISHKSTADRETYRNEEYGFSFEYPKSWFFEADNSTIKLWERLEDKSLWEAQPKVRVRPSKFDNSDIEKFAQNVVGFGNYSSLAEGIKNSVGDYQYSYTYINNYKIFKVHEPGMIDGIYHHFFYNDNFVIDFQAAGKVDTDSEFNQILSTFKFLDKQADASCFGDDKCQSGEVCYNSRLCGELTADGEDCGPQLGDLQCHKLCQSDPDCPSTTPKCEEKEIWIGDAGLVKKFCVK, encoded by the coding sequence ATGGACAGAACACCTCCCAAGGAAATTTTCAATAAGGTCAACATAAATCCGCCGGTTATTGAGCCTCGACAACAACTGAAAAAGATTTTATGGGCTGTTTTATCGGTACTCGCAGTAATTGTTTTAATCGGCTGGGTGGTCTGGACTTACCAGAAAACTATTAATGAGACGGATAAAATGGCGCAAGCGCCTGCGATTTCGCATAAGTCTACTGCTGATCGGGAAACTTACAGGAATGAGGAATATGGGTTTAGTTTTGAGTATCCGAAAAGTTGGTTTTTTGAAGCAGATAATTCAACGATAAAATTATGGGAAAGGCTGGAAGACAAGTCGTTGTGGGAAGCGCAGCCAAAAGTTCGCGTCAGGCCATCAAAGTTTGATAATTCTGATATTGAGAAATTCGCGCAAAACGTTGTGGGTTTCGGCAATTATAGTAGCTTGGCTGAAGGGATAAAAAATTCGGTCGGTGATTATCAGTATAGTTATACCTATATTAATAACTATAAAATTTTTAAGGTTCACGAACCCGGCATGATAGACGGGATTTATCATCATTTTTTCTATAATGATAATTTTGTCATTGATTTCCAAGCCGCTGGAAAGGTTGACACAGATAGCGAATTCAACCAAATTCTTTCCACTTTTAAATTTTTAGATAAGCAGGCAGACGCTAGTTGTTTTGGCGATGACAAATGCCAGTCCGGTGAAGTGTGCTACAATTCCCGTTTGTGTGGTGAATTGACCGCTGATGGTGAAGATTGTGGACCGCAATTGGGAGATTTACAATGTCATAAATTATGTCAGAGCGACCCTGATTGTCCGAGCACAACGCCAAAGTGCGAGGAAAAAGAAATTTGGATCGGCGACGCGGGATTAGTGAAGAAGTTTTGTGTAAAGTGA
- a CDS encoding CPBP family glutamic-type intramembrane protease produces MTEFLNLIIILVALVVFFIFKKTKDYLSWRGGALGLLVIILFVLKLISGADFASLGLRLDNYLDTLLPIIIFTLLGALILIAMRFRARKFKVGKWLLSLMSSYLVFGILQQLFFQSIFTSSLNELFDNQTLVVIFSSVYYSSFHWGWDAKGIKFGFLTLLSGMVWSILFLTSPNILLLGASHAVLASLYYFIVYEHNILEERLVFWRKKNFLQRMFG; encoded by the coding sequence ATGACTGAATTTTTAAATCTAATAATTATTCTTGTGGCATTGGTTGTTTTTTTTATTTTCAAAAAGACGAAAGATTATTTGTCTTGGCGTGGCGGCGCACTGGGGCTGTTGGTTATAATTTTGTTTGTTTTAAAATTAATCAGCGGCGCAGACTTCGCTTCTCTTGGTTTGAGATTAGATAATTATTTAGATACCTTGTTACCGATAATTATTTTTACTCTTTTAGGTGCCTTAATTTTAATTGCCATGCGTTTTAGGGCAAGGAAGTTTAAGGTTGGCAAGTGGCTTCTTTCTTTGATGAGTTCCTATCTCGTGTTTGGCATTTTGCAGCAACTTTTTTTCCAAAGCATTTTTACTTCCTCGCTTAATGAGCTGTTTGATAACCAAACCCTGGTGGTTATTTTCTCTAGTGTCTATTATTCCTCATTTCATTGGGGTTGGGACGCCAAAGGCATCAAATTTGGCTTCCTGACTTTATTGAGCGGCATGGTGTGGAGCATTTTGTTTCTCACGAGTCCCAATATCTTATTATTAGGCGCCTCGCATGCGGTTTTGGCCAGTTTGTACTATTTTATTGTTTATGAGCATAATATTTTAGAAGAAAGGTTGGTTTTTTGGCGAAAGAAAAATTTTTTGCAAAGGATGTTTGGCTAG